A genomic window from Etheostoma spectabile isolate EspeVRDwgs_2016 chromosome 13, UIUC_Espe_1.0, whole genome shotgun sequence includes:
- the rbm27 gene encoding RNA-binding protein 27 isoform X1, with amino-acid sequence MIIENVEALKSWLAKLLEPICDADPSALANYVVALVKKDKPEKELKALCADQLDVFLQKETTGFVDKLFECLTTKNYLGIPAAKEVPKEEVKPPAVKSDVVEAENPEEERENRRRRSPLRNFNESRSRDDRRRDERKRRDFDRHGKSGNDSHRERERRRGSPRGRSYSRSRSRSRSGSRGKSRDREHRGGRDFKSKFELERKDTDCYNSSNTSGSQQQHPSPLLPTPPHPFSSSPSAGVSGPGGVPVVTPAHLPDSTTDSWSGYYGTQRQDVVCKPFSNKTVTLKQRCRDYDEKGFCVRGDLCPFDHGNDPLIVDDVNLPNMIPFPPPPVMPPAGLPMPPITEPPPPLRMPAMPPYGQPPPPGVFPMTGPPLIVTSGIDTPNHQTAITSSPPIGPPGVGLPPTLPPPPPPPSSSSSVSLRPQYVQSEYNYDPEGYNPESPGLTAAGRNPYRQFIPRVHTQRSNLIGLTSNEGQGSRAANIVIQTEPATAASTPGSNMSRFNTEQDSRKRTVVPSTAEGPAAKKSWLEKPSFNNQHKNTFPKRYHYVNTKLEVRKIPRELNNITKLNEHFSKFGTIVNIQVVFGGDPEAALIQYTKNEEARRAISSIEAVLNNRFIRVYWHREPGTNNTGLQQPEQSSGSQLAGSVPNQGLQHSNMHKGIKQHSPAAYVLNKTVPKHHQQALPGVTVATKPGSLNTDAVTVVPALTNTQKGPYTSTALKSSSKSFGKTGKALEAQEVLKKKQEALKLQQDMRKQKQEMLKTQIECQKALINRLEKNRGMKPEERANIMKTLKELTEKIAQLQNEMNPASQVSSAKPNHGQSKTKTDAQKELLDAELDFHKKMTSGEDTTDLKRKLGQLQVEATRLGLIRPPAGRGRGRGKMALEHGSVHVGRGRGRSREVMARSGTVNRMVVDHRPRALAILGVTQEEKDELMPHFVKFGEVEDVRDHDANSVVMTFKTRSEAENAANQGAKFKGRVLQISWYKPKTPSVTTEPEEEEAKDEDNAKEASSYLPGEEEEEEEDDDEDDEYESRSWRR; translated from the exons ATGATCATAGAGAATGTTGAAGCCTTGAAGTCATGGCTGGCAAAACTCCTGGAGCCAAT ATGTGATGCTGACCCCTCAGCATTAGCCAACTATGTGGTGGCTCTTGTAAAGAAGGACAAACCGGAGAAAGAACTGAAAGCACTTTGTGCTGATCAGCTTGATGTCTTCCTACAAAAAG AGACAACAGGATTTGTGGATAAACTCTTTGAATGTCTGACAACTAAAAACTACCTTGGAATCCCTGCTGCCAAGGAAGTTCCTAAAGAAGAGGTCAAACCGCCTGCAGTCAAGTCTGATGTTGTGGAG GCTGAAAatccagaggaggagagagaaaacaggcGGAGGAGAAGTCCTCTGAGGAACTTTAATGAGTCCAG GAGCCGTGATGACAGGAGGAGAGATGAGCGCAAGCGGCGTGACTTTGATCGGCATGGGAAAAGCGGCAATGACTCGCACCGCGAGCGGGAGCGTCGCAGGGGCAGCCCCCGCGGGAGGAGCTACAGCCGAAGTCGCAGCCGGAGCAGGAGTGGCAGCCGAGGAAAAAGCAGGGACAGGGAGCACAGAGGAGGCAGAG ACTTCAAGTCTAAGTTTGAGTTGGAAAGAAAGGATACAGACTGCTACAACTCTTCCAACACATCCGGCTCCCAGCAGCAGCACCCGTCACCTCTCCTGCCCACACCTCCGCACCCCTTTTCTTCCTCGCCGTCCGCTGGAGTCTCAGGACCGGGAGGTGTTCCCGTAGTAACACCGGCTCACCTGCCCGATAGCACTACAGACAGCTGGTCTGGTTACTATGGCACCCAGAGGCAAGATGTTGTCTGCAAGCCTTTTAGCAACAAGACTGTTACGCTCAAACAGCGCTGCAGGGATTATGATG AAAAGGGATTTTGTGTTCGTGGTGACCTTTGTCCATTCGACCACGGCAACGACCCTCTCATCGTTGATGATGTCAATCTACCGAACATGATTCCGTTCCCTCCCCCACCTGTTATGCCCCCCGCTGGCCTGCCCATGCCCCCAATCACTGAGCCGCCCCCTCCCCTCAGGATGCCTGCGATGCCACCCTATGGCCAGCCACCACCACCGGGCGTCTTCCCCATGACTG GACCCCCACTGATAGTAACCAGTGGGATTGATACCCCTAACCACCAAACGGCAATCACTTCCTCTCCTCCTATTGGACCGCCTGGTGTGGGGCTGCCGCctactcttcctcctcctccacctcctccttcctcGTCCTCATCTGTATCTCTTCGTCCCCAATATGTCCAGTCTGAAT atAACTACGATCCAGAGGGCTACAACCCAGAATCGCCAGGCCTGACTGCAGCAGGTCGTAACCCGTACCGTCAGTTCATTCCCCGGGTGCATACGCAGCGCTCCAACCTTATCGGCCTCACCTCCAATGAAGGACAAGGCTCCAGAG ctgccAACATAGTGATCCAGACAGAGCCTGCGACTGCAGCCAGCACTCCTGGAAGTAACATGTCCCGTTTTAACACAGAGCAGGACAGCAGGAAGAGAACCGTGGTACCCAGTACAGCTGAGGGACCAGCAGCTAAAAAATCCTGGCTAGAGAA GCCAAGCTTTAACAACCAACATAAGAACACTTTTCCCAAGAGGTATCACTATGTGAACACCAAGTTGGAGGTGCGCAAGATCCCACGTGAGCTCAACAACATCACCAAGCTCAATGAGCACTTCAGCAAATTTGGAACCATCGTCAATATCCAG GTGGTGTTTGGCGGAGACCCAGAGGCGGCGTTAATCCAGTACACAAAGAATGAAGAGGCCAGGCGGGCCATATCCAGCATAGAGGCGGTCCTCAATAACCGCTTCATCCGTGTGTACTGGCACCGTGAGCCTGGCACCAACAACACAGGGCTTCAGCAGCCGGAGCAGAGCTCAGGGAGCCAGTTGGCTGGGTCAGTGCCCAACCAGGGGCTTCAGCACAGCAACATGCATAAG GGTATCAAGCAGCACAGTCCAGCCGCGTACGTGTTGAACAAGACTGTACCCAAGCATCACCAGCAAGCATTGCCTGGAGTCACAGTTGCTACCAAGCCGGGCAGCCTGAACACAGACGCTGTCACT GTGGTGCCTGCACTGACAAACACCCAGAAGGGCCCTTATACTTCCACCGCCCTAAAGTCCTCCTCAAAGAGCTTTGGAAAGACGGGAAAAGCACTAGAAGCACAGGAAGTCCTCAAGAAGAAACAG GAGGCATTAAAACTCCAGCAGGACATGAGAAAGCAGAAGCAAGAGATGTTAAAGACACAGATTGAGTGTCAGAAG GCCTTGATAAACCGCCTTGAGAAGAACCGAGGGATGAAACCTGAGGAACGAGCCAACATCATGAAGACCCTGAAGGAGCTGACAGAGAAGATCGCACAGCTGCAGAATGAAATGAACCCTGCCTCCCAGGTATCCAGCGCCAAACCCAACCACGGCCAGTCCAAGACCAAGACTGAT GCCCAGAAGGAATTGCTGGATGCTGAGTTGGACTTTCACAAGAAGATGACCTCTGGAGAGGATACAACAGACCTCAAGAGAAAACTGGGACAGTTGCAGGTGGAG GCGACTCGGTTGGGTCTGATCCGGCCCCCTGCCGGTCGAGGTCGGGGCCGAGGTAAGATGGCGCTGGAGCACGGTTCAGTGCACGTGGGCCGTGGCAGGGGCCGCAGCCGGGAGGTGATGGCGCGAAGCGGAACTGTGAACCGCATGGTTGTCGACCACAGACCCAGAGCCCTGGCTATTTTGGGGGTCACTCAGGAGGAGAAGGACGAGCTAATGCCGCACTTTGTG AAATTTGGTGAGGTAGAGGATGTCCGTGACCATGACGCCAACAGCGTCGTCATGACCTTTAAGACACGAAGCGAAGCAGAAAAT gCAGCTAACCAAGGAGCTAAGTTCAAAGGTCGTGTGCTGCAGATTTCCTGGTACAAGCCCAAAACACCGTCTGTCACAACAGAgccagaggaggaagaggcgaAAGATGAGGACAATGCG AAGGAAGCTAGCTCGTATTTGCCtggtgaagaggaagaagaggaggaggacgatgATGAAGATGACGAATACGAGAGCCGATCTTGGAGACGATGA
- the rbm27 gene encoding RNA-binding protein 27 isoform X3 produces the protein MIIENVEALKSWLAKLLEPICDADPSALANYVVALVKKDKPEKELKALCADQLDVFLQKETTGFVDKLFECLTTKNYLGIPAAKEVPKEEVKPPAVKSDVVEAENPEEERENRRRRSPLRNFNESRSRDDRRRDERKRRDFDRHGKSGNDSHRERERRRGSPRGRSYSRSRSRSRSGSRGKSRDREHRGGRDFKSKFELERKDTDCYNSSNTSGSQQQHPSPLLPTPPHPFSSSPSAGVSGPGGVPVVTPAHLPDSTTDSWSGYYGTQRQDVVCKPFSNKTVTLKQRCRDYDEKGFCVRGDLCPFDHGNDPLIVDDVNLPNMIPFPPPPVMPPAGLPMPPITEPPPPLRMPAMPPYGQPPPPGVFPMTDNYDPEGYNPESPGLTAAGRNPYRQFIPRVHTQRSNLIGLTSNEGQGSRAANIVIQTEPATAASTPGSNMSRFNTEQDSRKRTVVPSTAEGPAAKKSWLEKPSFNNQHKNTFPKRYHYVNTKLEVRKIPRELNNITKLNEHFSKFGTIVNIQVVFGGDPEAALIQYTKNEEARRAISSIEAVLNNRFIRVYWHREPGTNNTGLQQPEQSSGSQLAGSVPNQGLQHSNMHKGIKQHSPAAYVLNKTVPKHHQQALPGVTVATKPGSLNTDAVTVVPALTNTQKGPYTSTALKSSSKSFGKTGKALEAQEVLKKKQEALKLQQDMRKQKQEMLKTQIECQKALINRLEKNRGMKPEERANIMKTLKELTEKIAQLQNEMNPASQVSSAKPNHGQSKTKTDAQKELLDAELDFHKKMTSGEDTTDLKRKLGQLQVEATRLGLIRPPAGRGRGRGKMALEHGSVHVGRGRGRSREVMARSGTVNRMVVDHRPRALAILGVTQEEKDELMPHFVKFGEVEDVRDHDANSVVMTFKTRSEAENAANQGAKFKGRVLQISWYKPKTPSVTTEPEEEEAKDEDNAKEASSYLPGEEEEEEEDDDEDDEYESRSWRR, from the exons ATGATCATAGAGAATGTTGAAGCCTTGAAGTCATGGCTGGCAAAACTCCTGGAGCCAAT ATGTGATGCTGACCCCTCAGCATTAGCCAACTATGTGGTGGCTCTTGTAAAGAAGGACAAACCGGAGAAAGAACTGAAAGCACTTTGTGCTGATCAGCTTGATGTCTTCCTACAAAAAG AGACAACAGGATTTGTGGATAAACTCTTTGAATGTCTGACAACTAAAAACTACCTTGGAATCCCTGCTGCCAAGGAAGTTCCTAAAGAAGAGGTCAAACCGCCTGCAGTCAAGTCTGATGTTGTGGAG GCTGAAAatccagaggaggagagagaaaacaggcGGAGGAGAAGTCCTCTGAGGAACTTTAATGAGTCCAG GAGCCGTGATGACAGGAGGAGAGATGAGCGCAAGCGGCGTGACTTTGATCGGCATGGGAAAAGCGGCAATGACTCGCACCGCGAGCGGGAGCGTCGCAGGGGCAGCCCCCGCGGGAGGAGCTACAGCCGAAGTCGCAGCCGGAGCAGGAGTGGCAGCCGAGGAAAAAGCAGGGACAGGGAGCACAGAGGAGGCAGAG ACTTCAAGTCTAAGTTTGAGTTGGAAAGAAAGGATACAGACTGCTACAACTCTTCCAACACATCCGGCTCCCAGCAGCAGCACCCGTCACCTCTCCTGCCCACACCTCCGCACCCCTTTTCTTCCTCGCCGTCCGCTGGAGTCTCAGGACCGGGAGGTGTTCCCGTAGTAACACCGGCTCACCTGCCCGATAGCACTACAGACAGCTGGTCTGGTTACTATGGCACCCAGAGGCAAGATGTTGTCTGCAAGCCTTTTAGCAACAAGACTGTTACGCTCAAACAGCGCTGCAGGGATTATGATG AAAAGGGATTTTGTGTTCGTGGTGACCTTTGTCCATTCGACCACGGCAACGACCCTCTCATCGTTGATGATGTCAATCTACCGAACATGATTCCGTTCCCTCCCCCACCTGTTATGCCCCCCGCTGGCCTGCCCATGCCCCCAATCACTGAGCCGCCCCCTCCCCTCAGGATGCCTGCGATGCCACCCTATGGCCAGCCACCACCACCGGGCGTCTTCCCCATGACTG atAACTACGATCCAGAGGGCTACAACCCAGAATCGCCAGGCCTGACTGCAGCAGGTCGTAACCCGTACCGTCAGTTCATTCCCCGGGTGCATACGCAGCGCTCCAACCTTATCGGCCTCACCTCCAATGAAGGACAAGGCTCCAGAG ctgccAACATAGTGATCCAGACAGAGCCTGCGACTGCAGCCAGCACTCCTGGAAGTAACATGTCCCGTTTTAACACAGAGCAGGACAGCAGGAAGAGAACCGTGGTACCCAGTACAGCTGAGGGACCAGCAGCTAAAAAATCCTGGCTAGAGAA GCCAAGCTTTAACAACCAACATAAGAACACTTTTCCCAAGAGGTATCACTATGTGAACACCAAGTTGGAGGTGCGCAAGATCCCACGTGAGCTCAACAACATCACCAAGCTCAATGAGCACTTCAGCAAATTTGGAACCATCGTCAATATCCAG GTGGTGTTTGGCGGAGACCCAGAGGCGGCGTTAATCCAGTACACAAAGAATGAAGAGGCCAGGCGGGCCATATCCAGCATAGAGGCGGTCCTCAATAACCGCTTCATCCGTGTGTACTGGCACCGTGAGCCTGGCACCAACAACACAGGGCTTCAGCAGCCGGAGCAGAGCTCAGGGAGCCAGTTGGCTGGGTCAGTGCCCAACCAGGGGCTTCAGCACAGCAACATGCATAAG GGTATCAAGCAGCACAGTCCAGCCGCGTACGTGTTGAACAAGACTGTACCCAAGCATCACCAGCAAGCATTGCCTGGAGTCACAGTTGCTACCAAGCCGGGCAGCCTGAACACAGACGCTGTCACT GTGGTGCCTGCACTGACAAACACCCAGAAGGGCCCTTATACTTCCACCGCCCTAAAGTCCTCCTCAAAGAGCTTTGGAAAGACGGGAAAAGCACTAGAAGCACAGGAAGTCCTCAAGAAGAAACAG GAGGCATTAAAACTCCAGCAGGACATGAGAAAGCAGAAGCAAGAGATGTTAAAGACACAGATTGAGTGTCAGAAG GCCTTGATAAACCGCCTTGAGAAGAACCGAGGGATGAAACCTGAGGAACGAGCCAACATCATGAAGACCCTGAAGGAGCTGACAGAGAAGATCGCACAGCTGCAGAATGAAATGAACCCTGCCTCCCAGGTATCCAGCGCCAAACCCAACCACGGCCAGTCCAAGACCAAGACTGAT GCCCAGAAGGAATTGCTGGATGCTGAGTTGGACTTTCACAAGAAGATGACCTCTGGAGAGGATACAACAGACCTCAAGAGAAAACTGGGACAGTTGCAGGTGGAG GCGACTCGGTTGGGTCTGATCCGGCCCCCTGCCGGTCGAGGTCGGGGCCGAGGTAAGATGGCGCTGGAGCACGGTTCAGTGCACGTGGGCCGTGGCAGGGGCCGCAGCCGGGAGGTGATGGCGCGAAGCGGAACTGTGAACCGCATGGTTGTCGACCACAGACCCAGAGCCCTGGCTATTTTGGGGGTCACTCAGGAGGAGAAGGACGAGCTAATGCCGCACTTTGTG AAATTTGGTGAGGTAGAGGATGTCCGTGACCATGACGCCAACAGCGTCGTCATGACCTTTAAGACACGAAGCGAAGCAGAAAAT gCAGCTAACCAAGGAGCTAAGTTCAAAGGTCGTGTGCTGCAGATTTCCTGGTACAAGCCCAAAACACCGTCTGTCACAACAGAgccagaggaggaagaggcgaAAGATGAGGACAATGCG AAGGAAGCTAGCTCGTATTTGCCtggtgaagaggaagaagaggaggaggacgatgATGAAGATGACGAATACGAGAGCCGATCTTGGAGACGATGA
- the rbm27 gene encoding RNA-binding protein 27 isoform X2, with amino-acid sequence MIIENVEALKSWLAKLLEPICDADPSALANYVVALVKKDKPEKELKALCADQLDVFLQKETTGFVDKLFECLTTKNYLGIPAAKEVPKEEVKPPAVKSDVVEAENPEEERENRRRRSPLRNFNESRSRDDRRRDERKRRDFDRHGKSGNDSHRERERRRGSPRGRSYSRSRSRSRSGSRGKSRDREHRGGRDFKSKFELERKDTDCYNSSNTSGSQQQHPSPLLPTPPHPFSSSPSAGVSGPGGVPVVTPAHLPDSTTDSWSGYYGTQRQDVVCKPFSNKTVTLKQRCRDYDEKGFCVRGDLCPFDHGNDPLIVDDVNLPNMIPFPPPPVMPPAGLPMPPITEPPPPLRMPAMPPYGQPPPPGVFPMTGPPLIVTSGIDTPNHQTAITSSPPIGPPGVGLPPTLPPPPPPPSSSSSVSLRPQYVQSEYNYDPEGYNPESPGLTAAGRNPYRQFIPRVHTQRSNLIGLTSNEGQGSRAANIVIQTEPATAASTPGSNMSRFNTEQDSRKRTVVPSTAEGPAAKKSWLEKPSFNNQHKNTFPKRYHYVNTKLEVRKIPRELNNITKLNEHFSKFGTIVNIQVVFGGDPEAALIQYTKNEEARRAISSIEAVLNNRFIRVYWHREPGTNNTGLQQPEQSSGSQLAGSVPNQGLQHSNMHKGIKQHSPAAYVLNKTVPKHHQQALPGVTVATKPGSLNTDAVTVVPALTNTQKGPYTSTALKSSSKSFGKTGKALEAQEVLKKKQEALKLQQDMRKQKQEMLKTQIECQKALINRLEKNRGMKPEERANIMKTLKELTEKIAQLQNEMNPASQAQKELLDAELDFHKKMTSGEDTTDLKRKLGQLQVEATRLGLIRPPAGRGRGRGKMALEHGSVHVGRGRGRSREVMARSGTVNRMVVDHRPRALAILGVTQEEKDELMPHFVKFGEVEDVRDHDANSVVMTFKTRSEAENAANQGAKFKGRVLQISWYKPKTPSVTTEPEEEEAKDEDNAKEASSYLPGEEEEEEEDDDEDDEYESRSWRR; translated from the exons ATGATCATAGAGAATGTTGAAGCCTTGAAGTCATGGCTGGCAAAACTCCTGGAGCCAAT ATGTGATGCTGACCCCTCAGCATTAGCCAACTATGTGGTGGCTCTTGTAAAGAAGGACAAACCGGAGAAAGAACTGAAAGCACTTTGTGCTGATCAGCTTGATGTCTTCCTACAAAAAG AGACAACAGGATTTGTGGATAAACTCTTTGAATGTCTGACAACTAAAAACTACCTTGGAATCCCTGCTGCCAAGGAAGTTCCTAAAGAAGAGGTCAAACCGCCTGCAGTCAAGTCTGATGTTGTGGAG GCTGAAAatccagaggaggagagagaaaacaggcGGAGGAGAAGTCCTCTGAGGAACTTTAATGAGTCCAG GAGCCGTGATGACAGGAGGAGAGATGAGCGCAAGCGGCGTGACTTTGATCGGCATGGGAAAAGCGGCAATGACTCGCACCGCGAGCGGGAGCGTCGCAGGGGCAGCCCCCGCGGGAGGAGCTACAGCCGAAGTCGCAGCCGGAGCAGGAGTGGCAGCCGAGGAAAAAGCAGGGACAGGGAGCACAGAGGAGGCAGAG ACTTCAAGTCTAAGTTTGAGTTGGAAAGAAAGGATACAGACTGCTACAACTCTTCCAACACATCCGGCTCCCAGCAGCAGCACCCGTCACCTCTCCTGCCCACACCTCCGCACCCCTTTTCTTCCTCGCCGTCCGCTGGAGTCTCAGGACCGGGAGGTGTTCCCGTAGTAACACCGGCTCACCTGCCCGATAGCACTACAGACAGCTGGTCTGGTTACTATGGCACCCAGAGGCAAGATGTTGTCTGCAAGCCTTTTAGCAACAAGACTGTTACGCTCAAACAGCGCTGCAGGGATTATGATG AAAAGGGATTTTGTGTTCGTGGTGACCTTTGTCCATTCGACCACGGCAACGACCCTCTCATCGTTGATGATGTCAATCTACCGAACATGATTCCGTTCCCTCCCCCACCTGTTATGCCCCCCGCTGGCCTGCCCATGCCCCCAATCACTGAGCCGCCCCCTCCCCTCAGGATGCCTGCGATGCCACCCTATGGCCAGCCACCACCACCGGGCGTCTTCCCCATGACTG GACCCCCACTGATAGTAACCAGTGGGATTGATACCCCTAACCACCAAACGGCAATCACTTCCTCTCCTCCTATTGGACCGCCTGGTGTGGGGCTGCCGCctactcttcctcctcctccacctcctccttcctcGTCCTCATCTGTATCTCTTCGTCCCCAATATGTCCAGTCTGAAT atAACTACGATCCAGAGGGCTACAACCCAGAATCGCCAGGCCTGACTGCAGCAGGTCGTAACCCGTACCGTCAGTTCATTCCCCGGGTGCATACGCAGCGCTCCAACCTTATCGGCCTCACCTCCAATGAAGGACAAGGCTCCAGAG ctgccAACATAGTGATCCAGACAGAGCCTGCGACTGCAGCCAGCACTCCTGGAAGTAACATGTCCCGTTTTAACACAGAGCAGGACAGCAGGAAGAGAACCGTGGTACCCAGTACAGCTGAGGGACCAGCAGCTAAAAAATCCTGGCTAGAGAA GCCAAGCTTTAACAACCAACATAAGAACACTTTTCCCAAGAGGTATCACTATGTGAACACCAAGTTGGAGGTGCGCAAGATCCCACGTGAGCTCAACAACATCACCAAGCTCAATGAGCACTTCAGCAAATTTGGAACCATCGTCAATATCCAG GTGGTGTTTGGCGGAGACCCAGAGGCGGCGTTAATCCAGTACACAAAGAATGAAGAGGCCAGGCGGGCCATATCCAGCATAGAGGCGGTCCTCAATAACCGCTTCATCCGTGTGTACTGGCACCGTGAGCCTGGCACCAACAACACAGGGCTTCAGCAGCCGGAGCAGAGCTCAGGGAGCCAGTTGGCTGGGTCAGTGCCCAACCAGGGGCTTCAGCACAGCAACATGCATAAG GGTATCAAGCAGCACAGTCCAGCCGCGTACGTGTTGAACAAGACTGTACCCAAGCATCACCAGCAAGCATTGCCTGGAGTCACAGTTGCTACCAAGCCGGGCAGCCTGAACACAGACGCTGTCACT GTGGTGCCTGCACTGACAAACACCCAGAAGGGCCCTTATACTTCCACCGCCCTAAAGTCCTCCTCAAAGAGCTTTGGAAAGACGGGAAAAGCACTAGAAGCACAGGAAGTCCTCAAGAAGAAACAG GAGGCATTAAAACTCCAGCAGGACATGAGAAAGCAGAAGCAAGAGATGTTAAAGACACAGATTGAGTGTCAGAAG GCCTTGATAAACCGCCTTGAGAAGAACCGAGGGATGAAACCTGAGGAACGAGCCAACATCATGAAGACCCTGAAGGAGCTGACAGAGAAGATCGCACAGCTGCAGAATGAAATGAACCCTGCCTCCCAG GCCCAGAAGGAATTGCTGGATGCTGAGTTGGACTTTCACAAGAAGATGACCTCTGGAGAGGATACAACAGACCTCAAGAGAAAACTGGGACAGTTGCAGGTGGAG GCGACTCGGTTGGGTCTGATCCGGCCCCCTGCCGGTCGAGGTCGGGGCCGAGGTAAGATGGCGCTGGAGCACGGTTCAGTGCACGTGGGCCGTGGCAGGGGCCGCAGCCGGGAGGTGATGGCGCGAAGCGGAACTGTGAACCGCATGGTTGTCGACCACAGACCCAGAGCCCTGGCTATTTTGGGGGTCACTCAGGAGGAGAAGGACGAGCTAATGCCGCACTTTGTG AAATTTGGTGAGGTAGAGGATGTCCGTGACCATGACGCCAACAGCGTCGTCATGACCTTTAAGACACGAAGCGAAGCAGAAAAT gCAGCTAACCAAGGAGCTAAGTTCAAAGGTCGTGTGCTGCAGATTTCCTGGTACAAGCCCAAAACACCGTCTGTCACAACAGAgccagaggaggaagaggcgaAAGATGAGGACAATGCG AAGGAAGCTAGCTCGTATTTGCCtggtgaagaggaagaagaggaggaggacgatgATGAAGATGACGAATACGAGAGCCGATCTTGGAGACGATGA